Genomic window (Campylobacter ureolyticus ACS-301-V-Sch3b):
AGTTAAAACATCGTGGGTAGTTTATATTTTAGGCATTATAATGTTTGGTATGGGGCTTAATGTAAAGGCAAGTGATTTTAAAGAGCTTTTTATAAGACCAAAATTTGTTTTAATTGGCATTGGCGCGCAGTTTATAATAATGCCATTAATTGCCTATGTTTTGGTAAAAGGGTTTAATCTCCCCCTTGGTCTTGCAATTGGTGTTGTTCTTGTTGGAACCTGTCCTGGTGGAACAAGTTCAAATGTTATTACATACTTAAGTAAAGGCGATGTGGCTCTATCTGTTGGGATTACAAGTTGCACGACACTACTAGCTCCTTTTATGACGCCTATTTTAACAAAACTATTAATCGGTCAAAGTATAGATGTAAATGTAATAGCTATGTTTTTAAGTGTTGTTAAGGTTGTGATTGTTCCTATTGTGCTTGGAATTTTAGCACATAGATTTTTACCAAAAATAGCTGGAATTTTAAAAGATGTTTTACCTATGATCTCAACCCTTGGAATAGTGGCAATTGTCATAGCTGTAGTTAGCGTAAGTGCTGAAAAAATAATAGCAAATTTAGGAATTATAGTTTTAGTAGTTGTTTGTCACAATCTATTTGGGTATCTGTTTGGCTTTTTAGTTGGCAAGTCAGTTACAAAAGATATGGCAAAGATAAAGGCTCTATCAGTTGAAGTAGGTATGCAAAACTCAGGTCTAGCAACATCTTTAGCTTTAACTCATTTTGCCACCCAGCCACTTGCCGCAGTTCCTGGAGCGCTATTTAGTGTATGGCACAATATTTCAGGTGGAATACTAGCCTCTATTTTTGCAAGGATTAAATAAATTTTACGCCTAAAAAAGGAGTGAAATTTAAAGTGCTTTAAATTTGTAAAGCACTTTTTGTTTTATAGATATTTTTCCAAAACTTCTGGTATTTTTATAGAGCCATCACTTTGCTGGTAATTTTCCATTATTGCAATTAAGGTTCTACCAACTGCTAGCGATGAGCCGTTTAGTGTGTGTGCTAAAACATTTTTTTTGCCATCTTTATAGCGAATTTTAGCACGACGAGCTTGAAAATCACGGCAATTTGAAATAGAGCTAATTTCGCGGTAGCAATTTTGTGATGGTAGCCAAACTTCTAGGTCAATTGTCTTTGCCGCGCTAAATCCAAGATCACCACTACAAAGTAGCATATGACGATGAGCTAGTCCAAGGCTAGTTAAAAGATCACTTGCGCAACTTACCATCTCCTCAAATACTTTATCGCTCTCATTAGCTTTTGTGATAGAAACAAGCTCAACTTTTTCAAATTGATGTTGTCTTATCATTCCCCTAGTATCGCGCCCTGCACTTCCTGCTTCACGCCTAAAACAGTGGCTATAGCAAGTCATTTTGATTGGCAAATTTTCACTATTTATAATCTCATCGGCGTATAAATTTGTAACTGGAACTTCGCTTGTTGGTATCAGATAAAGTTCATCTTCGTTTATTTTATAGAGATCTTCTTCAAATTTGGGAAGTTGTCCTGTGCCATAAAGAATTTCAGGCTTTACAACAAATGGGACATTCACAAGCTCAAAACCACGAGATTGGTTAAAGTCAATCATATAATTAATCAAAGCTCTATTTAGTCTTGCGCCATAGCCTTTAATGGCGGTAAAGCGGCTTCCACTAAGCTTTACACCGCGTTCAAAATCAAGCCAACCAAGTTTTTCTCCAAGCTCATAGTGTGGTTTTGGAGTAAAACTAAACTTAGGAACTTCTAAAACTTTTTTAAGTTCAACATTTTCGTTTTCATCCTCTCCAAAAGGCACATCATCATCTATTATGTTTGGGATGTGAGATGCTTTTTGATCTAGATTTTCTTGAATAGAATTTACTATTTCTTGCAATTTTTGAATATTTTGTTTATTTTCTTCAAGCTCACTTTTAAGTTCAGTTATATCTTCGCCATTTCTTGCTTTTATGCCAACTTCTTTGCTTTTTGTGTTTTGAAGTGCTTGAAAATTTTCTAGTTCAAGTTTTTTTGCTTTTAAGTCGTTATAAACAGCTAAAAGCTCTTTTAATGCCTCTTTGCTTACTTTTTTGGCGATGAGTTTTTTGTTAAACTCATCAAAGTTTGTTTCTATTAGTTTTAAATTTATCATAGTTATTCTCCATAAAATCGCTATTTTATCAAAATTTTGATTTAAATAGGCTAAAATTGGAGATTTATTTTATTTTTTAATATTTTGAAATCTTTGAATAATTCCAACTATTTTATCTAAATCTTTTTTAGAATATGGTGCTGAAATAGTTATTTTCATGTTATTTGAGTTGTCTATTAGCTCATACCATGATTTTACTTTTTTTATGGTTATATCTTTTAAATTCATAGTGTAATTTTTTTTGTAAAATCCAAACTCCATGCTTTTCGTAATTTTACCCTTATAAATAGTTATTTCTTTATTCGCTAAAAGTGAAATTGGAAAAAACATTACCCCTATAAGTATAATAGCCTTAATAAATCTTTTGTATTCTTCTTTTTCAGGCGTTAGTTTTAAAAATCCATTTTCGCATTTTGGATCATTTTTATCTAGACATTTTATTTGTATTTCACCCTCGTATGAGTAAATTCTGCCATGTTTCGAGTCTAAATTTCTAAGTGTTGCACCATAAAATTGATATTTTTGTGTTTCTAAAATTAATTTTATATATTTATCATGATAAATTCTAGGAGGTTCAGTGATTGTATCATAAATAGCATAGGTAAAAAGTATAAAAATAAAAAGCGAAAGCGAATAAGAAAAAATTTTTATTGGATAAAAAATTAACTTTGTGCCTTTTACTTTCCTAAAAGACACAAAATAAAACAAAAAAAGACCAAATATAACTGTGACGAAAATTAAAATTAATAAAACTCGCATCTAAATTTAAAACTCATCAAATTTTTATCCTGCATATTGAAAATATACAGCTAAAAAAACGATAAATGCCGATAAAATAAGCGCTAAAGGATGTATATCTCCAAGTGGGCTAGGGCGTTTAAAGATGAATTTACAACTTAAATTTGTAGCAACTGCGATAAAAATAACAAATGCTAAAAGCACTTTTATCATAAAAAATATCTGTAAATTCGAGTTAAAGTATCCACCAGCGTTGCTTCCAACCCATCTTGTCATCATAAGTCCACCAGTTAAAAGTAGCAGTAAAACACAAAATGGCATTATTTTCACTCCACTTGAAGTGATAGCTTTTTTCATTTTTTCACCAGTTTGATTATCAACTTTTTTTAAAGCCATTTTAAAAACAACAACATCAAAAAATAGATATCCCACGAAAATTATCGCACAAAATAGATGAATAATTCTAGCGTATTCATATACTCCCATCATTTCTCCTAAATTTTAAGTTAAAGTCAAAATTATAATAAAC
Coding sequences:
- a CDS encoding copper resistance protein CopD; translated protein: MMGVYEYARIIHLFCAIIFVGYLFFDVVVFKMALKKVDNQTGEKMKKAITSSGVKIMPFCVLLLLLTGGLMMTRWVGSNAGGYFNSNLQIFFMIKVLLAFVIFIAVATNLSCKFIFKRPSPLGDIHPLALILSAFIVFLAVYFQYAG
- the serS gene encoding serine--tRNA ligase, which gives rise to MINLKLIETNFDEFNKKLIAKKVSKEALKELLAVYNDLKAKKLELENFQALQNTKSKEVGIKARNGEDITELKSELEENKQNIQKLQEIVNSIQENLDQKASHIPNIIDDDVPFGEDENENVELKKVLEVPKFSFTPKPHYELGEKLGWLDFERGVKLSGSRFTAIKGYGARLNRALINYMIDFNQSRGFELVNVPFVVKPEILYGTGQLPKFEEDLYKINEDELYLIPTSEVPVTNLYADEIINSENLPIKMTCYSHCFRREAGSAGRDTRGMIRQHQFEKVELVSITKANESDKVFEEMVSCASDLLTSLGLAHRHMLLCSGDLGFSAAKTIDLEVWLPSQNCYREISSISNCRDFQARRAKIRYKDGKKNVLAHTLNGSSLAVGRTLIAIMENYQQSDGSIKIPEVLEKYL
- a CDS encoding bile acid:sodium symporter family protein; this translates as MLKNISLFVSKQLAILVVLATLFSLYYPQVGSSLVKTSWVVYILGIIMFGMGLNVKASDFKELFIRPKFVLIGIGAQFIIMPLIAYVLVKGFNLPLGLAIGVVLVGTCPGGTSSNVITYLSKGDVALSVGITSCTTLLAPFMTPILTKLLIGQSIDVNVIAMFLSVVKVVIVPIVLGILAHRFLPKIAGILKDVLPMISTLGIVAIVIAVVSVSAEKIIANLGIIVLVVVCHNLFGYLFGFLVGKSVTKDMAKIKALSVEVGMQNSGLATSLALTHFATQPLAAVPGALFSVWHNISGGILASIFARIK